In Desulfatiglans anilini DSM 4660, a single genomic region encodes these proteins:
- a CDS encoding B12-binding domain-containing radical SAM protein, with protein MKEILLIYPHCLEERLDDEDASVVPIGLFYIGAALEADGRKVEILNTHPMRGRPEVIEKMIADRKPDVIGFSILHANRWPGLEMARLAKKIHPGVPVVFGGVGPTFLWEHFLRHFPEVDFAVVGEGERAFLELLRCLERDDREAVRRIPGIACRDGDRIVFNGPGSPVEQLDRLPDPARYFDFQHLTSSRGCPGRCTFCGSPAFWGHKVRFHSPSYFVNQIERLYRRGQRFFYVSDDTFTLQPDRVIAICKAILARGLDISWAAICRVKDVHEELLYWMRKAGCVQISYGVESGSPEIRERLGKRISEAEIRKAFRLTQAYGILARAYFIYGCPGENADTIQTTLDLMDDIQPLSVIFYILDLFPGTALYADYIRRSGVTDDIWLKRVEDVMYFETDTELGPEKILEYGRSLRTGFHRRLESYIRSLQLVDLPELYPLHADFLSRLGMTLSHGDYAQIEEIRDKAELAEWLYRRSLGYHGDHRAFLGLGVLLQKRGAHAEAVEVLDQGLGFFPQSEPLCVCMGISLINMGRYREALALFSRFPESVQGLQYAALCYGALGDSSKASAVRRRAAELQSGSFSSKH; from the coding sequence ATGAAAGAGATCTTGTTGATCTACCCGCACTGCCTCGAGGAGCGGCTGGACGACGAAGACGCGTCGGTGGTCCCCATTGGATTGTTCTATATCGGTGCTGCGCTGGAGGCCGACGGGCGAAAGGTCGAGATCCTGAACACCCATCCGATGAGGGGCCGGCCGGAGGTCATTGAAAAGATGATCGCTGATCGAAAACCCGATGTCATCGGGTTTTCGATTCTGCATGCCAATCGATGGCCCGGGCTCGAGATGGCGCGTCTGGCCAAGAAGATTCATCCCGGCGTCCCGGTGGTGTTTGGGGGAGTCGGGCCCACCTTTTTGTGGGAGCATTTCCTGCGGCATTTTCCAGAGGTCGATTTCGCTGTCGTGGGCGAAGGGGAGCGGGCGTTCCTGGAGCTCCTGCGTTGTCTCGAGAGGGATGACAGGGAGGCCGTCCGCCGAATTCCCGGGATCGCGTGTCGGGATGGGGATCGGATCGTCTTCAACGGGCCTGGCTCTCCTGTCGAGCAGCTTGACCGGCTGCCGGACCCGGCGCGCTACTTCGATTTCCAGCATCTGACATCGAGCCGTGGATGCCCGGGCCGGTGCACCTTTTGCGGTTCGCCGGCCTTTTGGGGCCACAAGGTGAGGTTCCATTCGCCCTCCTATTTCGTCAACCAGATCGAGCGGTTGTATCGTCGCGGTCAGCGCTTTTTCTATGTGTCGGACGATACCTTCACGCTCCAGCCCGACCGGGTGATCGCGATCTGCAAGGCCATTCTGGCCAGGGGACTCGATATATCCTGGGCAGCGATCTGCCGTGTCAAGGATGTCCACGAGGAGCTTCTCTACTGGATGCGCAAGGCGGGTTGTGTCCAGATCAGTTACGGCGTTGAAAGCGGTTCGCCGGAAATAAGGGAGAGGCTTGGGAAGAGGATCAGCGAGGCTGAAATTCGGAAGGCGTTCCGGTTGACGCAGGCCTACGGCATCCTGGCCCGGGCCTATTTCATCTATGGATGCCCGGGGGAAAACGCCGACACGATCCAGACGACGCTCGATCTGATGGACGACATCCAACCGCTCAGCGTCATCTTCTATATCCTCGATCTGTTTCCCGGCACGGCTCTGTATGCCGATTATATCCGGCGCTCGGGGGTTACAGATGATATCTGGCTGAAGCGAGTCGAAGACGTCATGTATTTCGAAACCGATACGGAGCTGGGTCCCGAAAAGATTCTCGAATACGGCCGGAGCTTGCGCACCGGTTTCCACCGTAGATTGGAAAGCTACATTCGCTCGCTGCAACTGGTTGATCTACCGGAGCTTTATCCTCTGCACGCTGATTTTCTTTCCCGGCTGGGCATGACTCTTAGTCATGGCGATTATGCCCAAATCGAAGAAATCCGTGACAAGGCGGAACTCGCAGAGTGGCTTTACCGAAGGTCGCTCGGGTACCATGGCGATCACCGGGCTTTTCTGGGGCTTGGGGTCCTTCTTCAGAAGCGGGGCGCCCATGCCGAAGCGGTGGAGGTTCTCGATCAGGGTCTAGGGTTTTTCCCCCAAAGTGAACCGCTGTGTGTCTGCATGGGGATCAGTCTGATCAACATGGGCCGATACCGGGAGGCGCTGGCTCTGTTCTCGAGATTCCCAGAGTCTGTGCAGGGGCTTCAGTACGCGGCCCTGTGCTACGGGGCACTTGGAGATAGCTCCAAAGCGTCCGCCGTCCGCAGGCGGGCAGCGGAGCTGCAATCCGGGTCTTTTTCATCAAAACATTGA
- a CDS encoding 3-isopropylmalate dehydratase small subunit: MHFQGKVWKLGDHIDTDLIIPARFLNVSDKDILAKNCFADLRPEFAGDVRKGDILVAGVNFGCGSSREHAPWAIKAAGIDVIIAKSFARIFYRNAFNIGLPILESEEAADAVEEGDRLDVDLTTGRIGVVGRDRVFQAKPVPDFMRQIILAGGLVDYVKQKARA; the protein is encoded by the coding sequence ATGCATTTTCAAGGCAAGGTTTGGAAACTGGGTGATCACATCGACACGGACCTCATCATTCCCGCGCGGTTCCTGAATGTATCCGACAAAGACATCCTGGCGAAGAACTGCTTTGCGGACCTGCGCCCCGAGTTCGCGGGGGATGTCCGGAAAGGGGACATCCTCGTCGCCGGCGTCAACTTCGGCTGCGGCTCGTCCCGCGAACATGCCCCGTGGGCCATCAAGGCGGCCGGGATCGATGTCATCATCGCCAAAAGTTTCGCACGGATCTTTTACCGCAACGCCTTCAATATCGGGTTGCCCATCCTGGAATCGGAGGAGGCGGCCGACGCCGTCGAGGAAGGGGACCGGCTGGATGTGGATCTGACCACCGGCCGTATCGGCGTGGTGGGACGGGACCGGGTTTTCCAAGCCAAACCCGTTCCGGACTTCATGCGCCAGATCATCCTGGCCGGGGGGCTTGTAGACTACGTCAAACAGAAGGCCCGTGCCTGA
- the ilvB gene encoding biosynthetic-type acetolactate synthase large subunit: protein MKLTGAKILMQSLKEEGVDTIFGYPGGAVIDIYHELVQTDIRHILVRHEQGAVHAADGYARASGRVGVCLVTSGPGATNTVSGIASAYFDSIPIVVLTGQVPTQLIGNDAFQEVDIVGITRPCTKHNYLVTRVEDLARVVREAFHIAKSGRPGPVLIDLPKDLMSKKCEYRPPKDVNLKSYQPTYRPNTKQLHKVVKLIKEAKRPMIVAGGGVVLSKGSEELRKFAEKIQSPVSTTLMGLGAFPTQTPLWLGMIGMHGTYRANMSTAACDLMIAIGVRFSDRVTGKTDAFAHQAKIVHIDIDPTSIRKNIPVTIPVVGDCRQTLQMLNELLEKEDFSGVQKPRTAWINQIEEWKSTKRLAYTQSDTIKPQFVIEKLYELTAGKALVTTEVGQNQMWTAQYYHFDQPNSFITSGGLGCMGFGLPAAIGAQVARPDKLVVDIAGDGSIQMNIQEMATAVQYGLPVKIIILNNQYLGMVRQWQELFYNRCYACTGMEHAPDFVKLAEAYGAVGLRATKPEEVEETLKQGLALPRTVIMEFVVEREEKVYPMVPAGAPITDMLLV, encoded by the coding sequence ATGAAACTGACTGGAGCCAAGATACTGATGCAATCCCTGAAGGAAGAAGGGGTGGATACCATTTTCGGGTACCCCGGGGGTGCCGTGATCGATATTTACCATGAACTGGTGCAAACCGACATCCGGCATATCCTTGTCCGCCACGAACAGGGTGCGGTGCATGCCGCCGACGGCTACGCGCGCGCATCCGGGCGCGTCGGGGTCTGCCTGGTGACCTCCGGCCCGGGGGCGACCAACACCGTCTCGGGGATCGCCTCGGCCTACTTCGACTCCATCCCGATCGTCGTCCTCACGGGACAGGTCCCGACCCAGCTGATCGGAAACGACGCCTTCCAGGAGGTCGACATCGTCGGGATCACCCGGCCCTGCACCAAGCACAACTACCTGGTCACGCGGGTGGAAGACCTGGCGCGCGTCGTCAGGGAGGCCTTCCACATCGCGAAATCAGGAAGGCCCGGCCCGGTCCTCATCGACCTCCCGAAAGACCTCATGAGCAAGAAATGCGAATACCGGCCGCCGAAGGATGTCAATCTGAAGTCCTATCAGCCGACTTACCGCCCCAACACGAAGCAGCTTCACAAGGTGGTGAAGCTGATCAAGGAGGCCAAGCGGCCGATGATCGTGGCCGGAGGCGGCGTCGTCCTCTCGAAGGGCTCCGAGGAACTGAGGAAGTTCGCTGAAAAGATCCAATCGCCGGTGAGCACGACCCTGATGGGACTGGGGGCCTTCCCCACCCAGACACCGCTCTGGCTCGGCATGATCGGCATGCACGGGACCTACCGGGCCAACATGTCGACCGCGGCCTGCGACCTCATGATCGCGATCGGCGTGCGGTTCAGCGACCGGGTCACGGGAAAGACCGACGCCTTCGCCCATCAGGCCAAGATCGTCCACATCGATATCGACCCGACCTCTATCCGCAAAAACATCCCGGTGACCATTCCGGTGGTGGGGGACTGCCGGCAGACCCTCCAGATGCTGAACGAGCTGCTCGAGAAAGAGGATTTCAGCGGCGTCCAGAAACCGCGAACGGCCTGGATCAACCAGATCGAGGAGTGGAAGAGCACGAAACGGCTTGCCTACACCCAGTCCGACACCATCAAACCGCAGTTCGTCATCGAAAAGCTCTACGAACTGACGGCCGGCAAGGCCCTGGTGACGACGGAGGTGGGGCAGAATCAGATGTGGACCGCCCAGTATTACCACTTCGACCAGCCGAACAGCTTCATCACCTCGGGCGGCCTCGGCTGCATGGGCTTCGGCCTGCCGGCGGCCATCGGGGCACAGGTCGCCAGACCGGACAAGCTGGTCGTGGACATCGCCGGGGACGGCAGCATCCAGATGAACATCCAGGAGATGGCCACCGCCGTGCAGTATGGGCTGCCGGTCAAGATCATCATCCTGAACAACCAGTACCTCGGCATGGTGCGCCAATGGCAGGAGCTGTTCTACAACCGGTGCTACGCCTGCACGGGGATGGAGCACGCCCCGGACTTCGTCAAACTGGCGGAGGCTTACGGGGCGGTCGGCCTGCGCGCCACCAAACCCGAAGAGGTCGAGGAGACCCTCAAGCAGGGGCTCGCCCTGCCCAGAACGGTCATCATGGAATTCGTGGTGGAGCGGGAGGAAAAGGTGTACCCGATGGTGCCTGCAGGCGCCCCGATCACCGACATGTTGCTGGTCTAG
- a CDS encoding 2-isopropylmalate synthase, with protein MEQIKIFDTTLRDGEQSPGASMNAAEKLRLARQLEKLGVNAIEAGFPAASTGDFDAVKQIAANIHQAEVTALARASKDDIDKAWGAIQDAAKPRIHTFLATSDIHMQHKLRMNRDQVVEAAAAAVKYAKSLTPNVEFSAEDGSRSDRDFLCRVFGAAIEAGATTVNLPDTVGYAMPDEFGELVAYVIRHTPNIHRAVVSVHCHNDLGLATANTLAGIKAGARQAEVTINGIGERAGNTSLEELVMGLYTRREMLGFTTSIQTREIFPTSRLVSMITGIVVQPNKAVVGANAFAHEAGIHQDGVLKNRMTYEIMEPETIGLSSNRLVLGKHSGRHAFKQKLADMGYELSESDLNRLFDRFKGLADKRKEILDEDIEVLVAEEILRVPDTYQLDYLNVVSGTMAVPTATVKLKINGETAQSAGFGVGPIDAAFNTIAKMTGTTSKLLRFSVNAISGGMDAQGEVTVRLQENGLVALGKGADPDIITASAKAFLNGLNRLEYMKRNPSISAEERVL; from the coding sequence ATGGAACAGATCAAGATTTTCGATACAACGCTGAGGGACGGCGAACAATCACCAGGGGCCAGCATGAATGCCGCCGAGAAGCTGCGGCTGGCCAGGCAACTCGAAAAGCTGGGGGTCAATGCCATCGAGGCCGGCTTTCCGGCGGCCTCCACCGGGGATTTCGATGCGGTCAAACAGATCGCGGCCAACATCCACCAGGCCGAGGTGACGGCCCTGGCCAGGGCCAGCAAAGACGATATCGACAAGGCCTGGGGGGCCATCCAGGATGCCGCCAAACCGCGGATCCACACGTTTCTCGCCACATCCGACATCCACATGCAGCACAAGCTGCGCATGAACCGGGACCAGGTGGTGGAAGCCGCGGCGGCCGCCGTGAAGTACGCCAAGTCGCTCACGCCCAATGTGGAATTTTCGGCCGAAGACGGGTCGCGGAGCGATCGGGACTTTCTTTGCCGGGTATTCGGAGCCGCCATCGAGGCCGGCGCCACGACGGTAAACCTCCCCGACACCGTCGGATACGCCATGCCTGATGAATTCGGGGAACTGGTAGCCTATGTCATCCGGCACACCCCGAACATCCACCGGGCGGTCGTGAGCGTGCACTGCCACAACGACCTCGGCCTGGCCACCGCCAACACCCTGGCAGGCATCAAGGCCGGTGCGCGCCAGGCGGAGGTCACTATCAACGGCATCGGAGAGCGGGCCGGAAACACTTCGCTCGAGGAACTCGTCATGGGACTGTATACACGGCGGGAGATGCTGGGTTTCACCACCTCCATCCAGACCCGCGAGATCTTCCCGACGAGCCGTCTGGTGAGCATGATCACAGGTATCGTCGTACAGCCCAACAAGGCCGTCGTCGGCGCCAACGCCTTTGCCCACGAGGCCGGCATCCACCAGGACGGCGTCCTCAAAAACCGCATGACCTATGAGATCATGGAACCTGAAACGATCGGCCTGTCCAGCAACCGCCTCGTGCTCGGAAAACACTCCGGGCGGCATGCCTTCAAACAAAAGCTGGCGGACATGGGATACGAGCTGTCCGAAAGCGATCTGAACCGCCTTTTCGACCGCTTCAAAGGACTCGCCGACAAACGCAAGGAGATCCTCGACGAAGACATCGAGGTCCTCGTGGCCGAAGAAATCCTGCGGGTGCCGGACACTTACCAGTTGGACTACCTGAATGTCGTGAGCGGGACGATGGCGGTCCCGACGGCCACAGTGAAGCTGAAGATCAACGGTGAAACCGCCCAGAGCGCCGGCTTCGGCGTAGGCCCGATCGACGCGGCGTTCAACACGATCGCCAAGATGACGGGAACGACGTCCAAACTGCTTCGCTTCTCCGTCAACGCCATCAGCGGCGGCATGGACGCCCAGGGGGAAGTGACCGTGCGTCTTCAGGAAAACGGCCTGGTGGCCCTCGGCAAAGGCGCGGATCCGGACATCATCACCGCCAGCGCAAAGGCGTTCCTGAACGGGCTGAACCGCCTCGAGTACATGAAACGCAACCCCTCCATATCCGCGGAGGAACGGGTCTTATAG
- the leuC gene encoding 3-isopropylmalate dehydratase large subunit → MTPMTLTEKILARHAGRDAVQPGDLIDVEVDLALANDITAPLAIGVFEGFGLDRVFDREKVALVPDHFVPNKDIPSAQQAKLMANFAARYDIEHYFELSESGIEHVILPEKGLVVPGDLVIGADSHTCTYGALGAFSAGVGSTDLGVIMATGRIWLKVPAGIKVVYHGRLQPWVGGKDLILKTIGLLGVEGAGYKTLAFSGEGIGQLGMDDRFTMANMAVEAGAKNGIFAPDETTREYMAGRSRREGLYLADDPDAVFEEVVEIDLETLEPQVAFPHSPENVRPVAEAGAVKLDQVFIGSCTNGRLSDLRKAAAILKGRTVARGTRLIVIPGSPTIYRDAIREGIIETLLEAGAVIGPPCCGPCLGGHMGILAEGEKALSTSNRNFIGRMGHPKSEVYLANPTVAAASAVTGHITAPDTL, encoded by the coding sequence ATGACCCCCATGACACTGACTGAAAAGATCCTGGCCCGGCACGCGGGCCGGGATGCCGTCCAACCGGGCGACCTCATCGACGTCGAGGTCGACCTGGCGCTCGCCAACGATATCACGGCGCCGCTGGCGATCGGGGTATTCGAGGGCTTCGGCCTGGACCGGGTCTTCGACCGCGAAAAGGTCGCCCTGGTCCCGGATCACTTCGTGCCCAACAAGGACATTCCCTCGGCGCAGCAGGCCAAGCTGATGGCAAACTTCGCGGCCCGATACGACATCGAGCACTATTTCGAACTGTCCGAATCCGGCATCGAGCACGTGATCCTGCCGGAAAAGGGCCTGGTGGTGCCGGGCGACCTGGTGATCGGGGCCGACAGCCACACCTGCACCTACGGCGCACTCGGGGCCTTCTCAGCCGGTGTCGGCAGCACGGACTTGGGCGTCATCATGGCCACGGGGCGCATCTGGCTGAAGGTGCCCGCCGGCATAAAGGTGGTCTATCACGGCCGGTTGCAACCCTGGGTCGGCGGGAAGGATCTGATCCTGAAAACGATCGGGCTCCTCGGGGTGGAAGGCGCCGGGTACAAGACCCTCGCCTTCAGCGGAGAAGGGATCGGACAGCTCGGGATGGACGACCGTTTCACTATGGCCAACATGGCCGTCGAGGCCGGTGCCAAGAACGGCATCTTCGCCCCCGACGAGACCACGCGCGAGTATATGGCCGGGCGAAGCCGGCGGGAAGGCCTGTATTTGGCGGACGACCCGGACGCCGTTTTCGAAGAGGTGGTCGAGATCGACCTGGAGACCCTCGAACCGCAAGTCGCCTTCCCCCACTCGCCGGAGAATGTCCGTCCCGTTGCGGAGGCCGGCGCCGTCAAGCTGGACCAGGTCTTCATCGGATCCTGCACCAACGGGCGGCTGAGCGATCTGCGGAAGGCCGCGGCCATTCTGAAAGGGCGGACGGTCGCCCGCGGGACCCGGCTGATCGTCATCCCCGGCTCCCCGACCATCTATCGGGACGCGATCCGGGAGGGCATCATCGAAACGCTCCTAGAGGCCGGCGCCGTCATCGGTCCGCCCTGCTGCGGGCCCTGTCTCGGAGGCCACATGGGCATCCTGGCGGAAGGCGAGAAGGCCCTTTCGACCAGCAACCGCAATTTCATCGGCCGGATGGGTCACCCGAAAAGCGAGGTCTACCTGGCCAATCCCACCGTTGCAGCCGCATCCGCCGTAACCGGGCATATCACCGCTCCCGACACACTGTAA
- the cimA gene encoding citramalate synthase — MAVQIIIYDTTLRDGTQGEQVNLSAEDKLRIARKLDGFCIHYIEGGWPGSNPKDARFFEMAARNDFKHSRLTAFGSTHRAQMQPEDDPSIQALLNSGVQTVTVFGKSWDLHAEEILGISLEQNADLIENTVRYLKEKGLEVIYDAEHFFDGFKRNRDYALQTLAAAEKGGADFLVLCDTNGGTLPGEVQSTLQQVAPRVHTPLGIHAHNDCGLALANSLTAVQNGAVMVQGTINGYGERCGNVDLIAVIGNLQLKMGYDCIPPEKIRHLTELSRFVSEVANVPPVNQRPFVGHSAFAHKGGVHVSAILKNPAAYEHIEPEQVGNRRRVLVSDLSGKSNIEFKTQELGIKLGGNGYDSQKVVQRVKELEDQGFQFEAAEGSLELLIKKVTGQYQDPFVLESFRVTIEKNRDGEDTAQATIKISVGDEVEITAAEGDGPVNALDHALRKALGKFFPEVEEMGLVDFKVRVIDGSEGTGAKVRVQIESRDSREIWTTVGVSENIIEASWQALVDSVQYKLSKGPVEENPGNDTKPAHMEATAADPSPSGSLRRALGR, encoded by the coding sequence ATGGCGGTACAGATCATCATCTACGACACAACACTCAGGGATGGAACTCAGGGTGAGCAAGTCAACCTCTCAGCCGAGGACAAACTGCGGATCGCCCGCAAGCTCGATGGCTTTTGCATCCATTACATAGAAGGCGGGTGGCCGGGCTCGAACCCGAAAGACGCCCGATTCTTCGAAATGGCTGCACGGAACGACTTCAAGCATTCCCGTTTGACCGCCTTCGGAAGCACCCACAGAGCGCAGATGCAGCCCGAGGACGACCCCAGTATTCAAGCCCTGCTGAACTCGGGGGTCCAGACCGTGACCGTCTTCGGCAAGAGCTGGGATCTCCACGCGGAGGAAATCCTCGGCATCTCCCTGGAACAGAACGCGGATCTGATAGAAAACACCGTCCGATATCTGAAGGAAAAGGGCCTGGAAGTCATCTACGACGCAGAGCACTTTTTTGACGGTTTCAAACGCAACCGGGATTATGCCCTGCAAACCCTCGCCGCCGCCGAGAAGGGCGGAGCGGATTTCCTGGTCCTCTGCGACACGAACGGCGGCACCCTGCCCGGAGAAGTCCAGAGCACTCTGCAGCAGGTGGCCCCGCGCGTCCATACGCCGCTCGGGATCCATGCCCACAACGACTGCGGCCTGGCCCTGGCCAATTCCCTCACCGCGGTGCAGAACGGCGCCGTCATGGTGCAGGGGACCATCAACGGCTATGGTGAACGGTGCGGCAACGTCGATCTGATCGCCGTCATCGGCAACCTGCAGCTCAAGATGGGCTATGACTGCATTCCACCCGAAAAGATCCGGCACTTGACCGAGCTCTCGCGCTTCGTCAGTGAGGTGGCCAACGTCCCGCCCGTCAACCAGCGCCCGTTTGTCGGACATAGCGCCTTCGCGCACAAGGGCGGTGTCCACGTGAGCGCCATCCTCAAGAACCCTGCGGCCTACGAGCACATCGAACCCGAGCAGGTCGGAAACCGCCGCCGCGTCCTGGTCTCCGACCTGTCGGGGAAGAGCAATATCGAGTTCAAGACCCAGGAACTGGGGATCAAGCTCGGCGGAAACGGCTACGACAGCCAGAAGGTCGTCCAGAGGGTGAAGGAACTCGAGGACCAGGGCTTTCAGTTCGAGGCCGCCGAAGGGTCGCTCGAATTGCTGATCAAGAAGGTCACCGGTCAGTATCAGGATCCCTTCGTGCTGGAGTCCTTCCGCGTCACGATCGAGAAGAACCGGGACGGCGAGGACACCGCCCAGGCCACCATCAAGATCTCGGTCGGAGACGAGGTCGAAATCACGGCGGCCGAAGGCGACGGACCCGTCAACGCACTCGACCATGCCCTGCGGAAGGCGCTTGGGAAGTTCTTCCCCGAGGTCGAGGAAATGGGGCTGGTCGATTTCAAGGTGCGTGTCATCGACGGCAGCGAAGGCACCGGCGCCAAGGTGCGTGTACAAATCGAGTCCCGCGACAGCCGGGAGATCTGGACCACTGTCGGGGTTTCCGAAAACATCATCGAGGCCAGCTGGCAGGCCCTGGTGGACAGTGTGCAGTACAAGCTGTCCAAAGGCCCCGTCGAGGAAAACCCCGGCAACGATACAAAACCCGCTCACATGGAGGCAACCGCCGCAGATCCTTCCCCCAGTGGAAGTCTGCGGCGGGCCCTTGGGCGTTAG
- a CDS encoding sigma-54 dependent transcriptional regulator, which yields MSEKLQILAIDPDRQNQGQYTQVLNPPHQVVFCWDREEIPSVLKQTEFDVVIVGLNGVDEGGLGILGKVAEWSSHTPVLAAGDSDEPSLIVKAIKGGAFDFVSRPFSKEKLFVAIERAIENRSLRNEIDYLRRSQDVIYDFCQIIAFSPVMKRLIETLKKFSRTDSTILVTGETGTGKSFLSGAVHFNSMRRSKPFIKINCANIPDNLLESELFGHEKGAFTGASKTRIGRLEQGKGGTVFLDEIGEMALGLQAKLLRFLEEKSFERLGGNRTIQSDVRLIAATNRDAEEQVREGKFREDLYYRLNVLRVHLPPLRERRECIPSLAKHLLNRSCRQLGKSIEGFAPHVLDRFIDYRWPGNIRQLANTIERAVILEDSEVIQPDSIHLPDAVIVPQPPPECEAQTALRSLDGHERQMILNALEDCLWVQKDAAALLGISPRALNYKIKKFHITHARWRRNR from the coding sequence GTGTCCGAAAAACTGCAGATACTGGCAATCGATCCAGACAGACAGAATCAGGGTCAATACACCCAGGTCCTCAACCCGCCTCACCAGGTTGTTTTTTGTTGGGACAGAGAGGAAATCCCTTCGGTCCTCAAACAGACGGAGTTCGATGTCGTCATTGTAGGTCTCAACGGGGTGGACGAGGGGGGGCTCGGCATCCTTGGCAAGGTCGCCGAGTGGTCTTCGCATACCCCGGTTCTGGCTGCCGGTGATTCGGACGAGCCAAGCCTGATCGTCAAGGCGATCAAAGGCGGCGCTTTCGATTTTGTTTCCCGGCCTTTCTCCAAGGAAAAACTGTTTGTCGCCATCGAGCGGGCTATCGAGAACCGGAGTCTGCGGAACGAAATTGACTATCTCAGAAGATCGCAGGACGTGATCTATGACTTCTGCCAGATCATCGCATTCAGCCCCGTGATGAAGAGGTTGATCGAGACGCTCAAGAAGTTTTCACGGACGGATTCGACCATCCTGGTGACGGGGGAGACGGGAACGGGCAAGAGTTTTCTCTCCGGTGCGGTTCACTTCAACAGCATGAGGAGGAGCAAGCCTTTTATCAAGATCAACTGCGCCAACATCCCTGATAACCTTCTTGAAAGCGAGCTTTTCGGCCACGAGAAGGGCGCCTTCACGGGGGCATCGAAGACCCGTATCGGACGCCTCGAGCAGGGAAAAGGAGGCACGGTCTTTCTGGATGAGATCGGTGAGATGGCTTTGGGGCTGCAGGCCAAGCTTCTGCGCTTTCTCGAGGAGAAATCATTCGAACGTCTGGGCGGCAACCGGACGATCCAATCCGATGTACGCTTGATCGCCGCGACCAATCGAGACGCTGAAGAGCAGGTACGGGAGGGTAAGTTCCGGGAGGATCTTTATTACCGATTGAATGTTCTACGGGTGCATCTCCCGCCGCTGCGGGAAAGAAGGGAATGTATTCCGAGTCTGGCAAAGCATCTGCTGAATCGTAGCTGCCGGCAGTTGGGCAAATCTATCGAAGGATTCGCTCCGCATGTCCTGGACCGGTTCATCGATTACCGTTGGCCCGGCAATATCCGCCAGCTGGCGAATACCATCGAAAGGGCGGTCATCCTCGAAGATTCCGAGGTGATCCAGCCCGACAGCATCCATCTTCCCGACGCCGTCATTGTGCCGCAACCCCCTCCCGAGTGCGAAGCTCAGACGGCCTTACGCTCGCTTGACGGCCACGAGAGGCAGATGATTCTGAACGCGCTCGAAGATTGTCTTTGGGTCCAGAAGGATGCCGCAGCCCTTCTGGGGATTAGTCCACGGGCCCTCAATTATAAGATAAAAAAATTTCACATCACGCATGCCAGATGGCGCCGAAATCGATGA
- the ilvN gene encoding acetolactate synthase small subunit, whose protein sequence is MDDEHRENHILSLMVENQPGVLSRIAGLFSGRGFNIESLCVAETTEPNISRVTLVTTGDMNIVEQIKKQLNKLINVLKVFDFTGVSHVERELVLLKIRAKPEYRAEILRLVDIFRSRVVDVGTDYYMVEVTGDQGKIKAFLDLLEPMGIKEIARTGLIALPREKQ, encoded by the coding sequence ATGGATGATGAACATCGAGAAAACCATATCCTTTCGCTGATGGTCGAAAACCAGCCAGGAGTCCTTTCCCGCATCGCCGGGCTTTTCAGCGGGCGGGGATTCAACATTGAAAGCCTGTGCGTCGCCGAGACGACGGAACCGAACATCTCCCGCGTCACCCTGGTGACCACCGGCGATATGAACATTGTGGAGCAGATCAAGAAGCAGCTCAACAAGCTCATCAACGTACTGAAGGTGTTCGACTTCACAGGCGTCAGCCACGTGGAGCGCGAACTGGTTCTCCTGAAGATCCGGGCCAAACCGGAATACCGGGCGGAGATCCTGCGCCTGGTCGATATCTTCCGCAGCCGCGTGGTCGATGTGGGAACCGATTATTATATGGTGGAAGTCACCGGCGATCAGGGGAAAATCAAGGCCTTTCTGGATCTTCTGGAACCAATGGGCATCAAGGAAATCGCGCGGACCGGCCTGATCGCCCTCCCGCGCGAAAAACAATAA